A window of the Oncorhynchus kisutch isolate 150728-3 linkage group LG12, Okis_V2, whole genome shotgun sequence genome harbors these coding sequences:
- the eif2b2 gene encoding translation initiation factor eIF-2B subunit beta: MPGADKEADLTERIEAFLADLKRGGCGTGPIRGSGETARETTALLRKVTAQARWSSAGDLMEIIRKEGRRMTAAQPSETTVGNMVLRVLKIIREEYARSRGSSEETDQQESLHKLLTSGGLSDENFRQHYVHLKANVIEAINELLTELEGTTDNIAMQALEHIHSNEVIMTVGRSRTVEAFLKDAARKRKFHVIVAECAPFCQGHEMATNLSKASIETTVIADAAIFAVMSRVNKVIIGTQTVLANGGLRAVNGTHTVALAARHHSTPLIVCAPMFKLSPQFPNEEDTFHKFVSPHEVLPFTEGEILSKVNVHCPVFDYVPPELITLFISNIGGNAPSYIYRLMSELYHPEDHDL, encoded by the exons ATGCCCGGGGCTGACAAAGAAGCAGATTTAACAGAGCGAATTGAGGCTTTTCTGGCCGATTTAAAGCGGGGAGGTTGTGGGACAGGACCGATCCGAGGGTCGGGAGAAACCGCCAGAGAAACGACAGCTTTGCTCCGGAAAGTAACAGCCCAGGCACGATGGAGCAGCGCAG GCGACCTGATGGAAATTATTCGCAAGGAAGGGAGGAGAATGACAGCCGCCCAGCCGTCTGAGACCACCGTGGGCAACATGGTACTGCGCGTCCTCAAGATCATCAGGGAGGAATATGCCAG GTCTCGTGGTAGCAGCGAGGAGACAGACCAGCAGGAGTCCCTCCACAAGTTGCTAACGTCAGGGGGGCTGAGCGACGAGAACTTCAGACAACACTATGTTCATCTCAAAGCCAACGTCATAGAGGCCATCAATGAACTCCTCACAGAGCTGG AGGGCACCACAGACAACATCGCCATGCAGGCCCTGGAGCACATCCACTCCAACGAGGTGATCATGACTGTCGGCCGCTCACGCACCGTCGAGGCCTTCCTCAAAGACGCAGCGAGGAAACGCAAGTTCCACGTCATCGTGGCCGAGTGTGCCCCCTTCTGCCAG GGTCATGAAATGGCTACGAATCTCTCCAAAGCCAGCATCGAGACCACTGTAATAGCTGACGCCGCCATATTTGCAGTGATGTCCCGAGTGAACAAG GTCATCATCGGAACACAGACGGTTCTGGCCAATGGCGGGCTCAGGGCGGTCAACGGAACCCACACTGTAGCTCTAGCAGCCAGGCACCACTCGACTCCGCTCATCGTCTGCGCTCCCATGTTCAAGCTCTCTCCTCAG TTTCCCAATGAAGAGGACACATTCCATAAGTTTGTCTCCCCACACGAGGTGCTTCCCTTCACAGAAG GAGAGATTCTATCCAAGGTGAACGTGCACTGCCCAGTGTTCGACTATGTTCCTCCTGAACTCATCACTCTGTTCATCTCTAACATCGGTGGCAACGCTCCCTCTTACATCTACCGGCTGATGAGTGAGCTCTACCACCCTGAGGACCACGACCTGTAA
- the LOC109879522 gene encoding transmembrane emp24 domain-containing protein 10-like, with protein MARFAALLLLPVLIESVFSISFFLPVNSRKCLREEIHKDVLVTGEYDINDESNTKINLKITDSSGHILYLKEDATKGKFAFTTEDYDMFEVCFESKSPMGTGRVPDQLVNLDMKHGVEAKNYEEIAKVEKLKPLEVELRRLEDLSESIVNDFAYMKRREEEMRDTNESTNTRVLYFSIFSMCCLIGLATWQVFYLRRFFKAKKLIE; from the exons ATGGCTCGGTTCGCTGCCTTACTGCTTTTACCTGTTCTCATTGAATCGGTATtttctatttctttctttctaccTGTAAATTCAAGAAAATGTCTACGGGAAGAGATTCACAAAGACGTGCTCGTCACGGGGGAGTATGATATCAACGACGAGTCCAACACTAAAATCAACCTGAAG ATCACAGACTCATCGGGACACATCCTCTACTTGAAGGAAGATGCAACGAAAGGGAAGTTTGCCTTCACAACAGAAGATTATGACATGTTTGAAGTGTGCTTTGAGAGCAAGTCACCAATGG GAACTGGGAGAGTCCCCGACCAGCTGGTTAATCTGGACATGAAGCACGGCGTAGAGGCCAAGAACTACGAGGAG ATCGCCAAGGTGGAAAAGCTGAAGCCCCTGGAGGTGGAGCTAAGGCGGCTGGAGGACCTATCAGAGTCCATCGTCAATGACTTTGCCTAcatgaagaggagggaggaggagatgagggataCCAACG AGTCCACCAACACACGTGTCCTGTACTTCAGCATCTTCTCTATGTGCTGTCTGATCGGCTTGGCCACCTGGCAGGTCTTCTACCTGCGACGTTTCTTCAAGGCAAAGAAGCTCATCGAGTAG